A region from the Vicia villosa cultivar HV-30 ecotype Madison, WI linkage group LG3, Vvil1.0, whole genome shotgun sequence genome encodes:
- the LOC131656713 gene encoding hydroxycinnamoyl-CoA:piscidic acid hydroxycinnamoyltransferase-like codes for MATILASYSVTPNEPTPNGSLWLTDLDQVVRLSHTPLLFIYKPKHNQKTRIIETLKNSLSKLLVHYYPMAGRLCYTSGGRIELNLNAKGAVLIEAETTKTVQDYGDFSPSDSTKELIPKIDYNQPMEEIPLFVVQVTRFSNKDETFAFAIGIAYSHPLSDGAVFFKLLNSWAKIARGETLDSNEMPFLDRTILKFSHTPLEPCFEHIELKPPPLILGRSDANIERKKSITAELLKLTAEEVEKLKKKANEIDIPEGSRPFSRHDAISAHIWKSASKARDLETKQESVVRFFVEIRNRIIPNLPKYYYGNALIQASARGYIGEITSKPLSYVAKKIREAHELITNEYIRSHIDVIRGFEHLDDARKLFIGSEGNDAAYLGNPNLHITSWMNFPIYEADFGWGKPFYFGIGYVYPHDRAWILLSPDGDGSVIVCVHFQVELMQLFKKFFYEDLYELFRSARL; via the coding sequence ATGGCAACCATATTAGCTTCTTACAGTGTCACTCCAAATGAACCAACTCCAAATGGTTCTTTATGGCTCACTGACTTAGATCAAGTTGTGCGCCTCAGCCATACACCACTTCTTTTCATTTACAAACCAAAACACAACCAAAAAACCAGAATCATTGAAACCTTAAAAAACTCTCTCAGCAAGCTTCTTGTTCATTACTATCCTATGGCTGGTAGATTATGTTACACAAGTGGTggtagaattgaattgaatctcaATGCAAAAGGAGCTGTTTTGATAGAAGCTGAAACAACAAAAACAGTGCAGGATTATGGTGACTTTTCACCTTCTGACTCAACAAAAGAGCTTATTCCAAAAATCGATTACAATCAACCCATGGAGGAAATTCCATTGTTTGTAGTTCAAGTCACACGATTCTCAAACAAAGATGAAACTTTTGCATTTGCAATTGGAATTGCTTACTCTCACCCTTTATCTGATGGTGCTGTTTTCTTCAAATTGTTAAATTCATGGGCCAAAATAGCAAGAGGTGAAACACTAGATTCTAATGAAATGCCCTTTTTAGATAGAACAATTCTCAAATTTTCACACACCCCacttgaaccatgttttgaacACATTGAGTTAAAGCCACCACCACTTATTCTAGGAAGATCTGACGCAAACATTGAAAGAAAGAAGAGTATAACAGCTGAATTGTTGAAACTCACGGCAGAAGAAGTTGAAAAGTTGAAGAAAAAAGCTAATGAAATTGATATTCCAGAAGGGTCAAGACCTTTTAGTAGACATGATGCTATAAGTGCACATATATGGAAAAGTGCATCTAAAGCACGTGATCTTGAAACGAAACAAGAAAGTGTTGTAAGATTCTTTGTTGAAATCAGGAATAGAATTATTCCAAATCTTCCAAAGTATTACTATGGGAATGCTTTGATTCAAGCTTCAGCAAGAGGGTATATCGGAGAAATCACATCAAAGCCGTTGAGTTACGTTGCAAAGAAGATAAGGGAAGCACATGAGTTGATAACAAATGAGTATATAAGGTCCCATATTGATGTTATTAGGGGGTTTGAGCATTTGGATGATGCAAGGAAATTGTTTATAGGCAGTGAAGGTAATGATGCTGCATATTTAGGGAATCCTAATCTTCATATAACAAGTTGGATGAATTTTCCTATATACGAAGCGGATTTTGGGTGGGGAAAACCATTCTACTTTGGTATTGGATATGTTTATCCGCATGACAGGGCATGGATTCTATTGAGTCCTGATGGAGATGGTTCTGTTATTGTGTGTGTGCATTTTCAAGTTGAATTGATGCAGCTTTTCAAGAAGTTCTTCTATGAGGATTTATATGAGTTGTTCAGATCTGCACGATTGTGA